In Synechococcus sp. PCC 7502, the genomic stretch TCTCGAAAAACAAGAAACTGAAATAAATTATCTTGGAAGCTTTTCTGAATATTACTTGATTCGTAATAATGATCTTTTGATTGGAATGGATGGTGACTTTACTACTGTTAGGTGGAAAGGTGAACTTGCTCTTTTAAATCAACGAGTTTGTAAATTAGTAACTAAGAATAAAAATAATCTCAATCAAGACTTTCTTTATTATCGAATCATTACTGAAATCAACCGTATTCATAAGATAACTTCTGCAACAACAGTTAAGCATCTATCATCCAGAGATATTCTAGACATTCAAATTGAATTACCAGAGATTAAAGAACAGGAAAAAATTGCTGAAGTTTTGTCTACGATTGATCGGGCGATCGCCAAAACCGAAGCCATCATCGCCAAGCAGCAACGCATCAAAACGGGACTAATGCAGGACTTGCTCACCAAAGGCATCGATGAAAATGGCAATATCCGCAGTGAAG encodes the following:
- a CDS encoding restriction endonuclease subunit S; the protein is MALSSQEKVKLGQFVDLINGFAFASDKFTDGEGIPLIRIRDLEKQETEINYLGSFSEYYLIRNNDLLIGMDGDFTTVRWKGELALLNQRVCKLVTKNKNNLNQDFLYYRIITEINRIHKITSATTVKHLSSRDILDIQIELPEIKEQEKIAEVLSTIDRAIAKTEAIIAKQQRIKTGLMQDLLTKGIDENGNIRSEATHEFKDSAIGRIPVEWDVELCGSICKEIIVGIVIRPAQYYKPSGVPVLRSANVKENAIDFSDLVYRACFISHE